TTAATTTACTCATAACCACAAGGGAAGCATAAGACAAGAGCCTACTTTTTCGAAAATGTTTGTTCCATTATGGGATTATGTCATGCGCGTGCACAATGTTCCATCCTTTAACATTCAGAAGGAAGCGATATATCTTGCACATAAACACAGAGTCGCAGGATGATGCCCAGTGGTGCGTCAAATGAATAGCATGTGAAGCAGTACTATCTGGGCAGTATAACTAAACGTTGTAGTTTGACTTTGCACCCACCAGGGGATCAGTACTGTGGCGGTCGTCTGGTTAAACCCTCCGGGTCCTTTAAGACTCCTAACTGGCCCGAGAACGACTACCCTGCAGGGGTCACCTGCTCATGGCACATAGTGGCTCCTAAGAACCAGGTGAGTGTTCGTCTACAGCCAGAGGTTCTTACTTTACTCACAGTTCAACTTGACACAATTGACAGTGATTGAGATCGCCTAAGATGTCCATTTTCACATAATTGCTTTGTGGTTTGCTCTTGGTTAGTGTTGCACAATGAAATGCAACTTCAGAATGTGGGCTGAAAGTAATTTGTTCAGTGTAACGTGTTCTGTGTGACCTGTGTTCTGTGTAACCTGTGTTCTGTGTGACCTGTGTTCTGTGTAACCTGTGTTCTGTGTGACCTGTGTTCTGTGTAAcctgtgttctgtgttgtgtgtgacCTGTGTTCTATGTAACCTGTCCACCAACACAGATTATTGAGGTGAAGTTTGAGAAGTTCGATGTGGAAAGAGACAACTACTGTCGATATGACTATGTGGCCATTTTCAACGGGGCAGAGATCAACGATGCCAAGAGGATCGGGAAGTACTGTGGCGACAGCCCTCCAGCGTACGTCACACACCTGTTTCTACTCTGCATTCATCTAGCTAATGTACCGCTTCGCTTATGACCTTGATCATAAACCTACTAATGCATGATTAACTGTTTACCTAAGCACAAGATATCCATGAGCATATTCAATATATCAACTACTTACCAGGTAAGCTAACATTCTATCTCTATATATcgatctccctcttctctttctctctctctctctctttctctctctctcttctctctcttctctctctctctttttctctctctctctctctctctctctctctctctctcttctctctcttctctctctctcttttttctctctctctctctctctctctctctctctctctctctctctctctgtctctctctctctctctctctctgtctctctgtctctcttccctctcttccctctcttctctctctctctctttctctctctctctctttctctctctctctctctctgtccttctctctttctctctctctgtctctctctctctctctctctgtccctctctctctctctctctctctgtctctctctgtctgtctctctcttcagtccaGTATTCTCTGAAGGTAACCAGCTCCTGATCCAGTTCCTCTCAGACCTCAGTTTAACAGCAGACGGGTTCATCGGCCACTACAAGTTTAGACCCAAGAAGTTCCCCACCCCCACGGTACCAGCGACCACCACCACCCCAGCAGCTACCACCAGACCCATACGTAGGTAGCTCCTTTTTCTAATGTTTAATCCAAACAGGACATATGTGTAACTCTTCGCTTGTCTTGACACATCTCTTCAGTCTTGTTGTTACAATGTAAAGTGCTTTTAGCACAATATGAATCcaattcatcatcatcatctccagGCCACATGGGTGTTTGGTCCATTTGATCTGCTACTAGGAGTTGTGGATTTAGAGACAGATTAGATTGCCTGGTCCCAGTGGTCTTTGCTGATGCCAACATGTGGTGTAGCTGCTgtagctccctccctcccactaggAGAGTGGCTTACAGGCATTTTcattagcctggttccagatcagaTCTACCATGGTAGTGGCTGTTGACCCCAGGATGAAAGGCAATGGAGCAGACACCCAAGGCTGGATGGCTGTTAATCTTGTCCCTAGCCGGCTCTATCTGTAGCAATTGGGGACGAGGTTAGATGCCAGTCATAACATCAGTCCCCTCTAACTTATCACTTCCATGTATTCTTTTCtagtttttttttgtctttttaaATCTGTGATTTCTCTACTATGACAGAGTTATGGGGAAGGGAAGCAAGTAGTCACTCCAAAGAGACACCTTGTTCCTTCTTACTCAGACAAACGAATGTGCCGAACCTCCTAAAGGCACCCATGCATGGTTGTTTGAGAACACCAACTCTCTAAGGCAAGGCCTGTTCCTAGACAGGCTTCCCACAGTCACTGACACTTAAAGAAAGAtacattaaatgttttattttaccctcttttttgatcttgtctcatctGTGCAACTTCCCAACGAGCTTGGGAGGTGAAGGTCGAAGGTTGGGAGGTGAAGGTCGAAGGTTgggaggtgaaggtcgagtcatgtgtcCCCCGAAACATAAGCCTCCTAACCGCGCTTCTTAACTTCCTCCCGCTtagcccggaagccagccgcaccaatgtgtcggaggaaacaccgttcacctgACGACcagggtcagcctgcaggcacccggcccgccataagaggtcgctagagcgcaatgagccaagtaaagccccccccggccaaaccattccctaacccggacgacgctgggccaattgtgtgccagcctatgggactcccgatcatggctGGTTGTCATACAGTCCGGGATCGagcccaggtctgtagtgacgcctaaaTACGTTCCAATTGACTAAAAATGTCTGTAGACTGTTTTGCTGCTCTCAAAGATGATCTTTTAATAAAACATTGATGAAATGCCACTGATTAGGCTACTGTGCACCTCCGCTGGCAAAATTGATGCCATAACCAACATAACCACAAAGATCAGTTTATCTCCCGTTACTCTGACCGAAATTGGCAGTTTGGTGCTCGTTTTTAAGGACACATCTCAAATAGTTTCACCACTCCCATCTCAGCGCAAGCAAGCTGATGTTAGACAGGTAAATGACCAACCCTGGCACAAGGGCTGGAGAATAGCTGAGCGCGGCCTTTTTACAACATGCATGCATTAGACACTTGCCCCTCCTTAACGCCAGACGTAAGTAGAACCCGATACCTTAAGCATGATGTGAATTGTAGGATTCTAAGTTTCCCACAGTTTTCAATGGGAAGTGTTCATACTAATTCATTGGCCTGCGATTGATTTCAATTCATTCCCATGTGAAACAAAATCAACCCAAACCCTACTTGCTAGCATCCCTTGAATGTTGAAGAAGAATGTGAACTAAGTAACTATATTTTCCTTTTCTCTGTGTCTCCCCAGCCCTGAAGTACTCTTTAGCTCTGTGCCAGCAGAAATGCAAAAGAAGTGGAACCGTTGAGAGCAACTACTGTACCAGTGACTTTGGTAAGAGAGATCCTATTCCCCTACAGCTAATGCTACATATATTACTATGGCTGACCTGCCTAAAGCCGCCACTACTGCCGTCATAGATACTAAGCTACAGCAACAAACAACAACAggtcaacagtgtgtgtgtgtgtgtgtgtgtcagtcaggggggtggggtggggtgggagaAAATTGTCCAACATTAACCCCAGCATCAAACCAGTCCATATGAGCCGTCCCTCTCTCAACAAACCCATGTTGTCGTGATACACTATCTGCGTGGTTTCAGCGCTTCTGAAAAGCGTCCTTGAGGGTTTTCTGACAGGGCAGCCCAGTGAATTTGTGTATGGGACTGACACAGATCTCTTCGTCTCATAGAGGTAACACACATGCCAGAGAAGAgcctaactgtatgtaaactgctgCTAAATGAAGGTGTTGATTCAGCCAACGTACTCCATGGCCTTAGCTTGCTACCACAGTATTTAGACTAGCTCTGTGATGTTTTTCTCCGAGTAGATGTTGATGGAACGAGGCAGGTATTTTAATAATTGCTTTTCCTAAGGGATGTGAGGTCAAATTTGCATGGAAAATGAAGACCAGTCTGTGAAGACCAGTAATTTGGTGTTCGTGTCAAAATGTCTTGTATAATACAGTGGCAGACAGTCTGCAGTCATATCAAGCCAAGGGTGTTGCAtcacaagttttaatgactaggCCTGACACAAAAGGACCTAACAGAAGACCCGGCCTTTCCTTCCTGTTTACACATTGATCTGATCATCTTATTCAAAGCTATTCAACCAGTACATTTTGCAAGCCGAGCATCAGAGTATTTGTATAGAAAGATATCCAATCTCGATCATACAATATTTGGTCAAGGCAATTACAGGGCTTACAGGCTGTTGAACGTTATACACCACCATTTCATAATGATGACACAGTTGTCAGACTTCCACTCTAAGTCGATGTTGTTGAGTGCTTGTTGTTGAGCCATCTAAACTCCCCATGTTTCTgtgacagtgataacaggaactGTCATCACGGCGGTGGTGCGAGGAGGCAGCGTGTACGCCACCATCTCCATCATCAACGTCTACAAAGAAGGCAACCTGGCCATCCAGCAGGCCGGCAAGACCATGAGCACCAAGATCATCGTGCTCTGCAAGAAGTGTCCATCCATCAGACGAGGTGAGTAGTAGTACGGTGGACCACTGCCAAAGGACTCTGGGGCTCACTCtccactagcctggtcccagatctgttgtctccttctatagcctggtcccagatcttttGTCTGTTTCGATAGCctgttcccagatctgttgtctccttctatagcctggtcccagatctgttgtctgtTTCGATAGTCTGGTCCCTGATCcgtttgtgctcttgccaactccaaCTCAAGACAATGTGGTTTGGcgtgacaaggagttggcatgatagcctgagtgccagtctgtttttgCTAACTCTCCCCTGGATATAGTCGTCCGTTTCTCTTGCTTAAGTTTCAGACATTCACCGTGACACGATAGCACAGGTTTTAGTCCATGATTGTATTATTGAACCATATGTTTTTATTTCAGTTCAAATTCTACGATTGAGTAATACTGACACGGTTTCAAGTGTGGCAATGAGTAAGCACTTGTAACAGCGGCATGTTCCAAATGTACAATATACATAAGAAAGAGGTGGTTCGACATACTACTTGGTTTATGGCTCTGAGTTTGCCTCCATTGCTGTAACCTATCTTCAAGCTCACCCGAAGGAGCTTGACCAAGGTCTGAGGTAAGCAGCAAAACTCACTGTGCAATAAGATCTATACCTTCCCCCTCAGCCGCTGATTCACACTGTGAATATATACAAACATACTATACAGTACTCTATACGTTTatagatgtacagttgaagtggaaaatgtacatacaccttagccaaatacatttaaactccgtttttcacaattcctgacatttaatccgagtaaaaatgccttgttttaggtcagttaggatcaccactttattttaagaatgtgaaatgtctgaataatagtagagagaatgagttatttcagcttttatttctttgatcacatttccagtgggtcagaagtttacatacactcaattagtatttggtagcattgcctttaaattgtttgacttgggtcaaacgtttcgggtagccttccaccagctgggtgaattttggcccattcctcctgacagatctggtgtaactgagtcaggtttgtaggcctccttgcacgcacatgctttttcaattctgcccacatattttatataggattgaggtcagggctttgtgatggccactccaataccttgactttgttgtccttaagccattttcccacaactttgcaagtatgcttggggtcattgtccattcggaagacccatttgcgaccaagctttaacttcctgattgatgtcttgagatgttgcttcaatatatccacataattttcctgcctcatgatgccatctattttttgaagtgcaccagtccctcctgcagcaaagcacccccacaacatgatgctgccacccctgtgcttcactgttgggatggtgatcttcggcttgcaagcctcccccttttcctccaaacataacgatggtcattatggacaaacagttctatttttatgtcatcagaccagaggacatttctccaaaaagtacgatctttgtccccatgtgcagttgcaaaccgtagtatgGCTTTTTTTATgaaggttttggagcagtggcttcttccttgctgagcagtcgatataggactcctttttactgtggatatagatacttttgtacctgtttcctccagcatcttcacaaggtcctttgctgttgttctgggattgattttcacctttcgcaccaaagtacgttcatctctaggagacagaacgcatcttcttcctgagcggtatgacggctgcgtggtcccatggtgtttatacttgggtactattgtttgtacagatgaacgtggggccttcaggcgtttggaaattgctcccaaggatgaggcagacttgtggaggtctacaatttcttttctgaggtcttggctgatttcttttgattttcccaggatgtgaagcaaagaggcactgagtatgaaggtaggccttgaaatacatccacaggtacacctccaattgactcaaattatgtcaattagcttatcagaagcttctaaagccatgacataattttctggaattttccaagctgtttaaaggcacagtcaacttgtatgtaaacttctgacccactggaattgtgatacagtgaattataagtaaaataatctttctgtaaacaattgttggaaaaattacttgtgtcatgcacaaagtagatgtcctaaccgacttgcctaaactatagtttaacaagaaatgtgtggagtggttggaagatgagttttaatgactccaacctaagtgtatgtaaacttccgacttcaactgtcgcTATAAACATATATGGAACCCAAAGGAGAGTTGACGCTGATGTGCTACCTTCCTGAATGTCTCTGCCGTTCCGCCACTGCATTCAGGCTCTTTCTGTGTGATCTCACTAGGCCTCAACTACATCTTCATGGGCTCAGCGGACGAGGATGGGAAGGGGAAGATCGCCCCGCATCACTTCGTCATGGCCTTCAAGGCTAAGAACCAGAGGGGACTCAACGTACTGAAGAACAAACGCTGCTGAGATCAGCTACGTGCTGCCTGAGTCTCCACCCAACCACCATGCCCCACCCACAAAAGGGTGTGGCTGTTCTTGTTAGTCTCTGCCCAGCCTTCCCTGGCTCCGCCCATCATTATCTATCATCCTTCACCACAGGACTAGTCTACAGAGCCCAGGCTGTTACTGCCTGGAGGTGTCTGGCTGTCTCTTTCCTTTGTTTTGGTTTTCTATGCTGTTTTTTTCTCTTTCCTCTGAACTGGACCTGTTTTGAGTGCAATGTGAAGAATGAGTGTGATAATtgaagagtgggaggagaggaagagagaccgATAGTAGGGGGGGGACTCACCTGGGTCACGTTCAGTTTGAACAAAACAGGAGAAAATGTTTTGAAACTAAATACTACCTAAATATGTCCAATGAGAGTGCTCATGTACCTTTTCTGTTTCAAAAACATTTTCTCACGTTTCAAGCCCACTGAACACAACCCAAGTGTCATGAGTGTTGGCTTGGATCAAACATCAGACAGGAAGGAGTTTGTTCGAGGAAGTACATTATTGAGGACGGGGTGTTATAGTTTTATGGACAGTGTTTACAAACTGCTCTTTATTTCCTATGTTCACATTGAATGGACAAGGTTTGGGAGGTATTTTATGTGGTGTCGATAAGTGCAATAGCTGAATATATAGCATTCCTTTTGAAATGATTTGTTTTCATGCTAGTATTACGGTTAGTACTGTCACTTATTAGCCAAAGCTTTTCACAATGAATGGATTCAACAAAGCACTCCTTATCACTATGTCAGCTTGGTTTGTAATGCATGTAATAAAGAGATATGACATGAATTACAATATAAAGTATTTTCATATGATTCAATTGGTAaatgttatttatattttattgttttcatctgaccaaataaaaaacaaaaatgaaGTTTATTTTAACGAGGTGGTTCTTCACATGGAGTGTCATCATTCATTCATTGACAGCCCAGCAGTGTGTTGTAATATGTCACGTTAACAGTGCATAGAagagcctcccgagtggtgcagcggtctaaggcgctagaggtgtcactacatcCGGGTTGGATcccgtttcctccgacacattggtgtggctggcttccgggttaagcgagcagtgtgtcaagaaagcagtgtggcttggcagggtcgcaTGGCTCGCGACCTTCGCCTcccccgagtccatacgggagttgcagtgatgggacaagactggaactaccaattggggagaaaaggggataAAAAACAAACAACTAAACAGCGCATATCAGAACATAAATAACAACATTTATATCTGGCCTACATAGAGTGTGGTAACTATGGCCAGGTGTGAAGGCAGCTGTTAGTAGGGCAGTCATGAACGCTCCACTGAGCACTGGGAATGGTCAGGTGTGTTTTGACCAGGGAAGTGCTGGCTCTGAACAGTGAGTAACATTCACAGATATTTCACAATTAAAACCAACTGTCTCCGTCCTCGTGCCAGCTGAACATgtgatgcaactcaatatttatCGTTTCTCACTGCCAAGACAAAAAGTCACAGCCAGTCTGTATTTTCcattacattttattaagtcCATTGTTGAAAACAATGACAATTTTAGAAAACAAGTAGGATGACTGAATATTATTACATAAGGGATCTGGGTGAATCTGGAGACTTTGgtgcagaatatatatatatttccagtGGAGTTCCAGGTTTAAATGTCTCTCTGTGACTGGACACAAGGTCATTTCTGAGCATGCTAGGGTCAGAGATAGGACCCCCTGGGTGAAGAGGCTAACAGAGGTGGTTGGGGTTGATGTTGGGGTTGAAGCCAGTCTTAGCTGGCCGGTTGAGGTTGGGTGCAGGTTGAGACCAGATCAGTTCCAGCTCCAAGGGTAGAACATGGTTGGGTTGAGGTTCAGATCAGGTCAGTCTTAGCTCCGGGGGTAGAACATGGCGTACTTGGAGGTTCTGAATCCCAGCAGGTCTCTCATCTCATTGCGGAACTTGGAGAGGTCCTGCCGCAGGTCGTTGAGGTTCTCTACGGTGGCCTGGTCGGTGCTCTGCATCTTCTGCCTGGTGGACGTCAGGTAGCGATGGACAAGGCAACACATGATCTTCTGGTAGTTCTCATCACGCTTCCGCTTCAGGTTTCTCCACTCCTGGATGGATGGGACAACAACAACatgggaggttaggactggagacTGAACCCAGTGTCTACTTATCTGGATGTCATGGGAGGAGAAGATGAGAAACGGTCATACATGTAAAGTATACAGAGGTATCACTTCTTGATTGGATAGTGTCCCGCCTCTCTTACCTTGAGGCTGTTCTGTCTCTTGACCTTCCCCGTGGAGGTGTGGGAGCAGATCCATTTACTCATACTGGTCAGAAGGTAACACACTGTCTTGGGGGAGGGTAGGATGTTGAAGGGCGGCGGCAGGGTACACTTGTCGTCAAAGTAGCTCAGCCACAGCTTGGCGCGGGCAAACTTCCACTCCTTATCCTCGTGGTTCTAGGGGATTCGGGCGGTTTAGAGGGAAATGGGAGATTTAGGAAATCACTGAGAAAATAGGGGAACGTGTTTATCGACAGAGAAATGTTAAGAAATCACTACCATCTGTTAGACTGAAGTGTTCTTGGAGTGGATTTGTGTTTTTCATTCAGAATGATGATTGTTGAGTTGATGATGGGTAAATGTAATTTATGAAGCATTAAAGTTGATTAATTGATGTGAATTATAAGGCTGATCTTTGCCTAAACTCCAAACACTGAATCAAAAAATAGTACTCCAAATGAACACTTAgacacagtgttatagacagaccAATCAAAtcctattgtttttgttgttgttgtaacttGATGGACAATGATGGACAATCTGTGACTTGCAGTCACTTCAGGCCGGGTTACTGACAACTGCTGATGCAAATCAGGCTTTAGAAATAAATTGGACTGATTTAAATGGTTAATTGATTGATCGCTTGATTGACTTACAGCGATCTGCCTGAAGCTCTTGTGGAGCATGGCGACCAGCAGCTTGGTGAGAACGATGACCACCACGATGTTGTACGTGCCCACGATGAGGGCTCCCACAAATGACCTCAGCTCCTCCGTGTAGTTGATCCGGGTCACGAAGAGAGCCACGTGGGCCAGAGAGAAGATGTACCAGAACAGTGCGTAGCACGTTCCCATGAACCTTTCAACATGAAAGTCAGAGGTTAAAGGTCAGAACACGAAGTAACAGGTACAGTACCCATGAATCGGTCAACAGGAAGGTTATAGGTCAgaacagggagtaacaggtacagtACCCAAGAATCTGTCAACAGGGAGGTCATGGAAAATATAATGACATATACAGTAGAACATTGAATTATTGGATCTCTATGGGTCAGAGGTTAACAGTCAAAACTGGTACCCATGAACCTGTGAAacagggaaaggggaggagagagaatttAGGTAGACTGTACGTACGTGTGGAAGGCGTCGTTGCTCTGCTGCTGACAGAAGATGCCCTCACAGTCTTTGGCGGGACTCTTGGCCGGGTCCTTCTGATCCTTCCCGTAGAGCTGCGTCAGGCCGATGGTGAAAGAGATGAGCACCAGCAGAAACAGACCCAGGAACTTACCAAACTCCTGCAGCATCTGGCCAACGGAGATCTGGGAACACAAGAGCCCTCTGGCATGAGCTAAATTACCATCTTCTGACCCAGAGGTAACTACTACCTGAGCTTGTCCaataataaaacaaaatagtTCATTTTCCATTGCAAAATATTTTTGTTACAGTGTGCGACTCCTGATGAACACAACCCTGGACCAAAACAGACTAGCTAAGAACACAACCAACCACCCAGGTCAAACAAGTCCAGGGATAGTAGTGTGTACTTATGCCTAGTAAAGAAAATGTCCAAAAGAGCTACATTGGAAAGCAAACCCCTTTCATTAGGATGTCTATCTTTAGAGTGAGCAAATAAACATGGTCAAATAGTTATtctctgtaccacctactgaagAGAACTGTTCTGTTAAAAACAACCTTGACAAGCAGATACCCTAGCGAGTTGAGGTAGCACACAGATAAACATTGACCAAGCTGAAGGACACTGAAACTGTTCTGAGAGCAGGGTTTAAGTCTCTATATATAGCCCTGAGAGCATGGCTGGTGGTTTTTATTTATCCAGACCTGTAGCTCCCTGGCCCAGGTCTAACCATCCCAAACACCCCTGtcccacatacacacagatggTCCAGTGTGAGAGAGACTTCAGTCAGAAGACTCACTCCCTAACCAAGAGCCAACAGGAGTCGAGAGGGACGACCACAAGGTGCAATTCGCCAGGTTGTttcgggacagagagagaaagagagagagcagctccTCCATTAGTATGATTCATGATCTTGTCACATGTGAATCTCCCCAGTGGTTCCCCTATCATCTGGTGCGGCGggtccctctactccctccatccctcttagAAGATGGCTGATTTAGTTGCTGTGGAAGTTCCCTGGTCTCAGCATGATCTGCCTGGCTGTCAGCTAGCCTCTAACCTACTATACAAACAGAGCAGGAATATAGGGGGTCAGGAGCTCTTAACGCAGACTTGGGGGTACTGACgcaggaggggaggggtagataCACACACCTTtaaaacacacctacacacacacaccgaccctgAAATGTCATCAGAGTTAGACACCTACACACATAATCCAGTTAGACTTTGGCCCTGAGGGACCTCACTCTGAAAAAGGGATGATTCATCTGTACCGTTCCAACTAGCTTTCTCtcacaccccccccaccccccccccccccccccacacacacacacacccacccacccacaccacaccccctcacacacacacacacacacacccacccccccccccacgcacccacgcacgcacacacacacacacacacacacacacactttccaccTAGGAGGGCCTCTGTGTGGGGTACTTCCTCTATAGAAGAGTGAGTTGGCCTCTCTGGGTAGGATGGAGTAACCAGGCAAGTAT
The window above is part of the Oncorhynchus masou masou isolate Uvic2021 chromosome 30, UVic_Omas_1.1, whole genome shotgun sequence genome. Proteins encoded here:
- the LOC135522709 gene encoding procollagen C-endopeptidase enhancer 2-like, coding for MSFMPAGENRRSGAWSVHPIMLRICSVFCAWSVLFLTDVCGQSQRRPTFTCGGNITGGSGVIGSPGYPGVYPPNTKCVWRITVPEGKVVVLSFRFIDLESDNLCRYDYVDVYSGHVSGQRLGRFCGTFRPGALVSTGNKMLIQMVSDANTAGSGFLAVYSAAQPHERGDQYCGGRLVKPSGSFKTPNWPENDYPAGVTCSWHIVAPKNQIIEVKFEKFDVERDNYCRYDYVAIFNGAEINDAKRIGKYCGDSPPAPVFSEGNQLLIQFLSDLSLTADGFIGHYKFRPKKFPTPTVPATTTTPAATTRPIPLKYSLALCQQKCKRSGTVESNYCTSDFVITGTVITAVVRGGSVYATISIINVYKEGNLAIQQAGKTMSTKIIVLCKKCPSIRRGLNYIFMGSADEDGKGKIAPHHFVMAFKAKNQRGLNVLKNKRC